Genomic window (Nitrosophilus kaiyonis):
AGTGAACCAGTAAATGTTTTTATACACTTTCCCTCTTTGATTTTAACTTTTTTTTCACTTCCTGCAGGATTGTCACCTAAGATTTTTATTCTTTTTTTACTTTGGTCTTCATATCTAATAGCATATCCATCCATAGCAGCTGTTTCATACTCAGGAGAGTTTGAAGTTGCAACTATATCTTCAGCTAAAACTCTATCTAAAGTATCTGTTAAAAATAGTTTTTGAACTCCAACCTCTTTAAAACTTAGTGAGTTTAAAATTTTCATAGACTCTTCAAAACTAATCATTACTTTCCTTTATTTGACATTAGTCATTGGTCATTAGGGATTGGAAATTAGGAATTAGTATTGGTGTTAGTGTTAACTACTACTATCCACTATTACTAAATCCTTCTCCCTTCATCCTTATCTCTTCCACTATCGAGCTATACCCCAATTCCACTAATTTCTAATGTCTAATGACCAATGTCTAATATACCTGCCCCTTTTATCTTTTGGCTTCTATCTTTTGCATAAACTCTTTTTTTGTTAATAACATCATATTTCCAAATAGGAGCATTTGCTTTAAAATCTTCTACAAACTCATCAATTAATTCAAGTGCTACTCTTCTTTTCGGGCTAAAAACAGCAGCCATATAGCTTGAGGTATGAACAGGGACATCACCAATAGAGTGAGCCATTTTTAAAAAAGCACCTCTTTTTTGTGCCTTTTCTTGCCAATTATCAAACCAACTTTTCAGTATTGGCTTATAAACATCAAAACTTAAAGCTTCAATGTCATTTTCTTCTCTTACAGTTCCAACAAAAGTTATAAATGCACCAAAATTTTTATCTTCACCCCATCTTCTCCAGCTACTAAAAATAGCATCAACATCTAATGGTCCATCATATAACTCTATCATATTATCCTCCACAAACCGGCGGCAACAGCGATATTTTATCTCCATCTTTCAAATTCACATCTAAATCTTGTACAATTTTATCATTTACCGCAACAGCACACTCTTTTAGCCATTTTGAAACTTCTTCATCATTTTGCAATTTTTTTGCTACCTCTTTTAGATTTTTTGCTTCCACTTTTATAGGCTCTTTTTTTATAGGACCCAAAAATTCTATTGTAACCATTTTCACTCTCCAAAAAATTTGCTTTATTATATCAAAAGAGATTTAAAAAAATAGGTTAGTAGGTTAGAAAATGGCAATTGGTGTATTGGTTATTAGTTATTGGTAAAAATCATATCTATTATACCAATTACCAATAACTAATAACTAATGTCCAATGCCCAAAACGCATTATGCTATAATTTGCCCATGATTTTTGCCAAGATTGATTATATAAACCTTTTACCATTTTATGTTTTTTTAAAAAGATATCTTAAAAACCCTTCTGATAGAGCTGCACTTTTTCATAAAAAAGGAGTTCCTTCCAAAATAAATCAAGATTTCAAAAACAATAGAGTTGATGCAGCATTCATTTCAAGCATATACTCATATAATCAAAAATGTACAAACTTAGGCATAGTTGCAAAAAAAGAGGTATTAAGCGTTATAGTTTGCAATGGAAAAGAGAAAGATGATATTGAATCAAATACATCAAATGTATTGGCAAAAATTTTAAATTTAAAGGGCGAGGTTTTAATAGGTGATAAAGCTTTAAAAAGAAGAAAAATTGATAATTCATGTGTTGATTTAGCTAAAGAGTGGTATAAAAAATATAAACTCCCCTTTGTATTTGCAAGGCTTTGTTATAAAAAAAATCCAAAAATCAATAAAAAAATTGAAAAAAAATTTTTAAACTCTCACTTAAAAATCCCTCAATATATTTTAAAAAAGTATGTAAAAAGAAGCTCCCTTTCTCAAAAAGAGATACTTCACTATTTATCTTTAATAGAGTATAAAATTGATAAAAAAGCAGAAAAATCATTAAAAAAATTTATTTATCTTTCAAGAAGAGTTAAAACAAACTAAGATAAAATATATCTGATTCAAATATATTCAAAGGCTATTTATGAGGAAACTTTTTTTGCTATTTTTTTTTATAATTTCTATTTTATACTCAAAAGAGCCTATATCTCCAATTCCTCAAAATATTAAATATAATAAAGATAAAGCAATACTGGGAAAATATCTCTTTTTTGATCCAATTCTTTCAAAAGATAAAACTATAAGCTGTGCAAGCTGTCATGATTTTAATCATGGAGGGGCTGACCCAAGACCAGTCTCTATTGGTGTGGGAGGTAAAAAAGGCAAAGTTAACGCTCCAACTGTGTACAATTCATACTTTAATTTTAGGCAATTTTGGAATGGAAGAGCAAAAGATTTAAAAGATCAGGCAAATGGCCCTGTCCATGCTCCAAATGAGATGGCCATGAATCAAAAATTGATTGAAAAGAGATTGAATTCTAATCAATTTTATAAAAAGCTTTTTAAAAAAGTATATAAGACTGATAAAATTAAATATGAAATGGTTTTAGATGCAATTGCTGAATTTGAAAAAGCTTTGATTACTCCAAATTCAAAATTTGATAGATTTTTAAGGGGAGAGATAAAACTATCTCCTTTAGAAAAAAGGGGGTACCTGCTTTTTAAACAACTTGGATGCATAACATGCCATAATGGTATAAATATAGGTGGTAATTCTTTTCAAAAAATTGGGGCTATAAATCCATATCCTAAAAAACCAGTTGGTGATAGATATGAAATAACAAAAAAAGAGTTTGATAGATATAGATACAAAGTACCTAGTTTAAGAAACATTGTTTTAACTGCACCATACTTTCATGATGGAAGTGCAAAAACATTAGAAGAGGCGGTAGACAAAATGGCATATCACAATCTAGGATTTAAACTAAGCAAAGAAGAGAAAGAAGCAATAGTTGCTTTTTTAAATACCTTAACTGGAGAAAAACCAAAAATACTGAAAGAAAATAGATGAAAATTAAACCTAATAAAAAAATAGTTACTGCTTCATTTCTTGGAGTAATAGCTATTTTTCTTTTAGTATTTTTTGAAAATTTTACAAGAGATTATTTTATTAAAAATAATGAAGTTATGTTTAATCTTAATAATCTAAAAATGCAAGAAACCACTTTAGATTATGAGGTATTAGAGAGTTCATTTTTTTTATATAAAAATTTTGACAAAATTACAAATACTCAAAAAAAAATCGAAAATATCTTAAATAAACTACTTAATAATATAGAACTAAAAAATAATCACCCAGAAGTTTATGAAAAATTGCTTGATTATAAAAAAAGCATACAGCATAAAATAGAGTTAATAAATGATTTTGAAAGTATCAATTCAACAATAAAAAACTCAACTATGTATCTTTCAACTCTTATTAGTAAAATTCCAATAATTATAGATAACAAAAAATCTCAAAAATTTGAAAATTATGAAAAACTTGTAATCAATACAATATCGTCCATATTTTTAGCAAAAAATAGTTTTGATGAAGATTTTTTAAATGAGATTAAAAACAATTTTGAAAAACTAAAAAAATATAAATTTAAAGATGAAGAGATAAAAAATTTCCACTCTGTTTTTCTTTCACATTTAAATCTTTTCATTAAAAATTTCCCCTACTACACAAATTTTTTGCAAAATATATTAAATAGTGATTCAAAAATAAAACTTCAAGAAACAATAAAATCATTTCTATATTCAGCCAATAAAAAGTTAAAATTTTTAACAAATTTATATATTGCTCTCATTATCTTTTATATCGGCTCAATTATAGCTATTATATATTTGATTATGATTCTTGATAAAGAAAATATTATTTTAAAAAGAATGCAAAGAAAATTAGAGAGAATGGCAACAATTGATCCACTTACTGGATTATTAAATAGAAGAGTTTTAGATATTGATAAGAAAAAAATAAAAAATCCACTATTTTTAATAGTAAATATTGATGGATTTAAGCACTATAATGACTTTTATGGAATTAAAGCTGGAGATTTTATTTTAAAAGAGGTGGCAAAATCTCTAAAAAAGATTGTACCAAAAGATTTAAATCCAAAATTTTATAGAATAGGAGGAGATGATTTTGGAATTTTAATGGAAAAAGATCATTTAGATATAAAAGATCTTGCACTAAAAATTATTAACTATTTTAAAAATCATAAAATTATGTATGAAAATATCGATATTCATCTGTCTGTTAGCATTGGTATAACTTACGAAAGACCAATTATAGAAACAGCAGATATGGCACTAAAATATATAAAAAAAGATATTAGAAGATCATTTTTTATATATAACAAACATATTGGCTTTTATCAAAAAATTGAAGAAAATATAAAAAAAACAAAAATATTAAAAAATGCTTTGGAAAACAATGAAATTTATACATATTTTCAGCCTATTTTTGA
Coding sequences:
- a CDS encoding molybdopterin synthase catalytic subunit, producing MIELYDGPLDVDAIFSSWRRWGEDKNFGAFITFVGTVREENDIEALSFDVYKPILKSWFDNWQEKAQKRGAFLKMAHSIGDVPVHTSSYMAAVFSPKRRVALELIDEFVEDFKANAPIWKYDVINKKRVYAKDRSQKIKGAGILDIGH
- a CDS encoding MoaD/ThiS family protein, translating into MVTIEFLGPIKKEPIKVEAKNLKEVAKKLQNDEEVSKWLKECAVAVNDKIVQDLDVNLKDGDKISLLPPVCGG
- a CDS encoding MqnA/MqnD/SBP family protein, translating into MIFAKIDYINLLPFYVFLKRYLKNPSDRAALFHKKGVPSKINQDFKNNRVDAAFISSIYSYNQKCTNLGIVAKKEVLSVIVCNGKEKDDIESNTSNVLAKILNLKGEVLIGDKALKRRKIDNSCVDLAKEWYKKYKLPFVFARLCYKKNPKINKKIEKKFLNSHLKIPQYILKKYVKRSSLSQKEILHYLSLIEYKIDKKAEKSLKKFIYLSRRVKTN
- a CDS encoding cytochrome-c peroxidase — encoded protein: MRKLFLLFFFIISILYSKEPISPIPQNIKYNKDKAILGKYLFFDPILSKDKTISCASCHDFNHGGADPRPVSIGVGGKKGKVNAPTVYNSYFNFRQFWNGRAKDLKDQANGPVHAPNEMAMNQKLIEKRLNSNQFYKKLFKKVYKTDKIKYEMVLDAIAEFEKALITPNSKFDRFLRGEIKLSPLEKRGYLLFKQLGCITCHNGINIGGNSFQKIGAINPYPKKPVGDRYEITKKEFDRYRYKVPSLRNIVLTAPYFHDGSAKTLEEAVDKMAYHNLGFKLSKEEKEAIVAFLNTLTGEKPKILKENR
- a CDS encoding EAL domain-containing protein, which produces MKIKPNKKIVTASFLGVIAIFLLVFFENFTRDYFIKNNEVMFNLNNLKMQETTLDYEVLESSFFLYKNFDKITNTQKKIENILNKLLNNIELKNNHPEVYEKLLDYKKSIQHKIELINDFESINSTIKNSTMYLSTLISKIPIIIDNKKSQKFENYEKLVINTISSIFLAKNSFDEDFLNEIKNNFEKLKKYKFKDEEIKNFHSVFLSHLNLFIKNFPYYTNFLQNILNSDSKIKLQETIKSFLYSANKKLKFLTNLYIALIIFYIGSIIAIIYLIMILDKENIILKRMQRKLERMATIDPLTGLLNRRVLDIDKKKIKNPLFLIVNIDGFKHYNDFYGIKAGDFILKEVAKSLKKIVPKDLNPKFYRIGGDDFGILMEKDHLDIKDLALKIINYFKNHKIMYENIDIHLSVSIGITYERPIIETADMALKYIKKDIRRSFFIYNKHIGFYQKIEENIKKTKILKNALENNEIYTYFQPIFDPYKNEIIKYEVLARIKNGDKIESIFPYLDIAKETKLYENLTKVIFEKSFDFFKNKDLPFSLNISMEDISNPSLLKFLGNLFSKYPDIAKKVTFEILESAAITDYDAVRDFVSIVKSMGSQIAIDDFGSGFSNFEHILNLNIDYIKIDGSLIKDISKNPHAELIVKTIKNFADEANIKTIAEFVHSKEVLEKVKELGIDYAQGFYLAKPCPEIKDELCKKNF